In one window of Vicia villosa cultivar HV-30 ecotype Madison, WI unplaced genomic scaffold, Vvil1.0 ctg.000146F_1_1, whole genome shotgun sequence DNA:
- the LOC131624631 gene encoding protein neprosin-like encodes MSKMINILFLVICLVTIIIGHKDNGMPNGLKEEDLELERQLNILNKSPIKSIHTKSGYIVDCVDINKQPAFDHPLLKNHKLQRKPNFEKNIFQNSSIKPKFILEKFRCPQETVPIRRTTKNDLIQGKLLFNGQNITQNGAINLFARIYLSIAGSPYYGVSGSTSIWTPKVYKGQSSAASLYVRRGGGNDLNKISLGWHAFPELYNDDQTHLFVFWTSGKNGCFNMLCKGFIQVDKSYTFGARISRTSTYGGQIIEAPLQISQDKVGNWWLRVMNKDIGYFPAALFSSLNGAEEVGFGGYTVTPVGTNSPTMGSGHKPDSDFTHATYFRFVKFLDKIGNHFDPKEFMVESYNDAPNCYGITNYENKKRKQGYSLQFGGPGGKCNT; translated from the exons ATGTCAAAAATGATCAATATATTATTTTTGGTTATCTGTTTGGTGACAATTATTATTGGGCACAAAGATAATGGTATGCCAAATGGGTTGAAAGAAGAAGATTTGGAACTAGAGAGACAACTAAACATCCTTAACAAGTCTCCTATAAAGAGTATTCAT aCAAAGTCAGGATACATAGTTGATTGTGTTGATATTAACAAACAACCAGCTTTTGATCATCCTTTACTAAAAAATCACAAATTGCag AGAAAACCaaattttgaaaagaatatatttcaaaattcatcaatcAAGCCTAAATTTATACTTGAGAAATTTAGGTGTCCTCAAGAAACGGTTCCTATTCGGAGGACAACGAAAAATGATTTAATTCAAGGAAAATTATTATTCAATGGTCAAAATATAACTCAAAATGGTGCGATCAATCTT TTTGCTCGTATCTATCTTTCAATAGCGGGTTCTCCTTATTATGGAGTTAGTGGAAGTACTAGTATTTGGACTCCAAAAGTTTATAAAGGTCAATCAAGTGCAGCTTCTTTATATGTTCGAAGGGGAGGGGGAAATGATCTTAATAAAATCTCGCTCGGATGGCAT GCATTTCCAGAATTATATAATGACGACCAAACACATTTGTTTGTATTTTGGACG TCAGGTAAGAATGGATGCTTTAATATGCTATGCAAGGGTTTCATTCAGGTTGACAAATCATACACATTTGGTGCGCGTATATCTAGAACATCTACATATGGCGGACAGATAATAGAAGCGCCACTTCAAATTTCACAG GATAAGGTAGGTAATTGGTGGTTAAGAGTGATGAATAAGGATATTGGATACTTTCCTGCGGCTTTATTCTCCTCATTGAATGGAGCTGAAGAAGTGGGATTTGGTGGATATACTGTAACTCCTGTTGGTACTAATAGTCCCACAATGGGTTCAGGACACAAACCTGATAGTGACTTCACTCATGCAACTTATTTTAGGTTTGTAAAATTTTTGGATAAAATTGGAAACCATTTTGATCCTAAAGAATTTATGGTAGAAAGTTATAATGATGCTCCTAATTGCTATGGAATTacgaattatgaaaataaaaaaagaaaacaaggaTATTCTCTTCAATTTGGAGGACCAGGTGGTAAATGTAATACTTAA